A region from the Bradyrhizobium erythrophlei genome encodes:
- the maiA gene encoding maleylacetoacetate isomerase, whose protein sequence is MSITVYGFWRSIASFRVRVALRLKGLPFEEIPIDILSGEQFKPGYEAVNAERVVPTFIHDGHSIFQSLAIIEYLDDIQAEPRLLPQDPRERAYARSLALMTIADAHPLVVPRVRNHLAKTFGADAKAIEDWGKHWTNEGLATYERLLARRRPEPFALGAEPGLADICIAGQVVGAHFLKLELGAFPVVARLADRCFELPAFKTSHPFEQPGFKKSAAH, encoded by the coding sequence ATGAGCATAACGGTCTACGGATTTTGGCGGTCGATTGCCTCGTTTCGTGTGCGCGTCGCCTTACGGCTCAAGGGGCTGCCTTTCGAGGAAATCCCGATCGACATTCTTTCCGGTGAGCAATTCAAGCCGGGCTACGAGGCAGTCAACGCCGAGCGCGTGGTGCCGACGTTCATTCACGACGGCCATTCCATCTTCCAGTCGCTGGCGATCATCGAATATCTCGACGATATCCAGGCCGAGCCGCGCCTGCTGCCGCAAGACCCACGGGAGCGTGCCTATGCGCGCTCGCTGGCGCTGATGACGATCGCCGACGCGCACCCGCTGGTGGTGCCGCGGGTCCGCAATCATCTCGCCAAGACCTTCGGCGCGGATGCCAAGGCGATCGAGGACTGGGGCAAGCATTGGACGAACGAGGGACTTGCGACCTATGAACGGCTGCTGGCACGACGCAGGCCCGAGCCGTTTGCGCTTGGCGCCGAGCCCGGCCTTGCCGATATCTGCATCGCGGGGCAGGTGGTCGGCGCGCATTTCCTCAAGCTCGAGCTCGGCGCCTTTCCGGTGGTCGCACGCTTGGCCGACCGCTGCTTTGAGCTGCCGGCCTTCAAGACGTCCCATCCGTTCGAGCAGCCCGGGTTCAAGAAATCGGCCGCGCATTGA
- a CDS encoding ABC transporter permease, with translation MRTRRPVNALVWQLAICVAVLSVWQWGYDLHAVVPWLVPDLLDPYFVSKPSEIFQHFLILSCLKSKMGAFNGWFNGDFAKCMARNDNNLWIATAITLKNTFFGFLTGVSSGFIAGLILGRSDRLSAIFQPFITAVNSIPRIALAPIIVLAFGIGDMSKVVTSWIVVVFLVFFNTFEGARSIDEGFINVARLLGASEWQITRTVVIPSTMAWVFASLSPAISFALIGVIVGEFIGAERGIGRLIIESEARAEASGMMVAVIVLMLVGVVLSAIIWRLQAYLLRWQQHNMVE, from the coding sequence ATGAGGACGCGCCGGCCCGTCAATGCGCTGGTATGGCAGTTAGCGATCTGCGTCGCCGTGCTTTCGGTCTGGCAGTGGGGCTATGACCTGCATGCCGTCGTGCCATGGTTGGTGCCCGATCTGCTCGATCCGTATTTCGTTTCAAAACCCTCCGAGATCTTCCAGCACTTTCTCATTCTGAGCTGCCTCAAGTCCAAGATGGGCGCCTTCAACGGCTGGTTCAACGGCGACTTCGCCAAGTGCATGGCGCGCAACGACAACAATCTCTGGATTGCGACCGCCATCACGCTGAAGAATACCTTCTTCGGCTTCCTGACCGGCGTATCCAGCGGCTTCATCGCCGGGCTGATCCTCGGCCGCTCTGACCGGCTCAGCGCCATTTTCCAGCCCTTCATCACCGCCGTTAATTCCATTCCCAGGATTGCGCTGGCGCCGATCATCGTGCTGGCGTTCGGGATCGGCGACATGTCGAAGGTCGTCACGTCGTGGATCGTGGTCGTGTTTCTGGTGTTCTTCAACACTTTTGAGGGCGCGCGTTCGATCGACGAAGGGTTCATCAATGTCGCGCGGCTGCTTGGTGCCAGCGAATGGCAGATCACCCGCACAGTGGTGATTCCGTCGACCATGGCCTGGGTATTCGCCTCGCTCTCGCCTGCCATTTCCTTCGCGCTGATCGGCGTCATCGTCGGTGAATTCATCGGTGCGGAGCGGGGCATCGGCCGCCTGATCATCGAATCGGAGGCGCGGGCCGAGGCCTCGGGCATGATGGTCGCGGTGATCGTGCTGATGCTGGTCGGCGTGGTGTTGTCGGCCATAATTTGGCGATTGCAGGCCTATCTGTTGCGCTGGCAGCAGCACAATATGGTGGAGTAG
- a CDS encoding ABC transporter ATP-binding protein translates to MVTPQPHSSDARRIDVRGLSKSFQLAGTAIEAVRDISFTVRRGEFVALLGPSGSGKSTILNMIATLIRPTSGQILIDGRPVVAGRATPDVGYVFQRDTLFPWRTVADNIGYGLQLAGVPETERKNRIAACVGQAGLKGFEHAYPSALSGGMRQRAALMRTLVVEPQILLMDEPFGALDTHTKIDMHEVLLRIWEREQQTVLFVTHDLGEALTLADRIILFSARPGQIKDTFEVDFERPRDAVKVRETPRYAELFQKIWHSLGEEFVRGRHP, encoded by the coding sequence ATGGTCACGCCGCAACCTCACTCGTCGGATGCACGACGGATCGACGTCAGGGGTTTGAGCAAATCGTTCCAATTGGCTGGCACGGCCATCGAGGCGGTGCGCGACATCTCCTTCACCGTCCGGCGCGGCGAATTCGTCGCCTTGCTGGGGCCGTCCGGCTCCGGCAAGAGCACCATCCTCAACATGATCGCGACCCTGATCAGGCCGACCAGCGGTCAGATCCTGATCGACGGCCGGCCGGTCGTCGCCGGCAGGGCGACACCGGACGTCGGCTATGTGTTTCAGCGCGACACGCTGTTTCCGTGGCGCACGGTCGCCGACAACATCGGGTACGGACTGCAACTGGCCGGCGTTCCCGAAACCGAGCGGAAAAACCGCATCGCGGCCTGCGTGGGACAGGCAGGCCTGAAGGGTTTCGAGCATGCTTATCCCTCGGCGCTATCGGGCGGCATGCGGCAGCGCGCGGCGCTGATGCGGACCCTGGTGGTCGAGCCGCAGATACTGCTGATGGACGAGCCGTTCGGCGCGCTCGACACCCATACCAAGATCGACATGCACGAAGTCCTGCTCCGGATATGGGAGCGCGAGCAGCAAACGGTGTTATTCGTGACGCATGACCTCGGCGAGGCGCTGACGCTCGCCGACCGCATCATCCTGTTCTCGGCGCGGCCCGGCCAGATCAAGGACACGTTCGAGGTGGACTTCGAGCGGCCGCGCGATGCCGTGAAAGTGCGCGAAACGCCCCGTTATGCCGAGCTGTTCCAGAAGATATGGCACTCGCTCGGCGAAGAATTCGTCAGGGGACGCCACCCATGA
- a CDS encoding ABC transporter substrate-binding protein: MAKHFTRRSALTIIAAGGASMAAGRAFAEDKTARAIYPVAVPVYQTQYVADRIGFFKEAGLDCKLIQGGSGVKTREIIASSQGDIGIGDITHPMQLSNHGRAGRVLMPVDTRSGAVIFIIRKDLKDQGIATLEQLAAWKRPDGRKPIVSVSSLGGTNHVWASYYMETMGLDDKVTWIGTGNVETMLGSLKTKQVDVLVNSLSLLNDSVAQGWGALLFDGTDEVIWNKYIGGKVPVTAHFTLQATIDKDPPKMQAFVTALWRATQWIKAHSPEDIYDAIEPYVGSTSRDANILEITTLKQVADYEGTIDAAGWARGEKVWFREMTGIKPLAIADLVSPTFIEAARKAYPG, encoded by the coding sequence ATGGCAAAGCATTTCACCAGGCGATCGGCGCTGACGATCATCGCCGCCGGCGGCGCTTCGATGGCCGCGGGCCGGGCCTTCGCCGAAGACAAGACCGCCCGCGCGATATACCCGGTGGCGGTGCCCGTCTATCAGACCCAGTACGTGGCGGACCGAATCGGCTTCTTCAAGGAGGCCGGCCTCGACTGCAAGCTGATCCAGGGCGGCAGCGGCGTCAAAACCCGCGAGATCATCGCCTCTTCGCAAGGCGACATCGGCATCGGCGACATTACCCATCCGATGCAGCTCAGCAATCATGGCCGCGCCGGCCGCGTCTTGATGCCGGTCGATACCAGGAGCGGCGCGGTGATATTCATCATCCGCAAGGACCTCAAGGACCAGGGCATCGCGACACTGGAGCAACTGGCGGCCTGGAAACGGCCGGACGGCCGCAAGCCGATCGTCTCGGTGTCGTCGCTGGGCGGCACCAATCACGTCTGGGCGTCCTATTACATGGAAACCATGGGGCTGGACGATAAAGTCACCTGGATCGGTACCGGCAATGTCGAGACCATGCTGGGTTCGCTGAAGACCAAGCAGGTCGATGTGCTCGTGAACTCGCTGTCCCTGCTGAACGATTCGGTGGCGCAAGGCTGGGGAGCGCTACTCTTCGACGGCACGGACGAGGTGATCTGGAACAAATATATCGGCGGCAAAGTCCCGGTGACGGCGCATTTCACTTTGCAGGCGACCATCGACAAGGACCCGCCGAAGATGCAGGCCTTCGTCACGGCACTATGGCGCGCCACGCAGTGGATCAAGGCGCATTCGCCCGAAGACATTTATGACGCCATTGAACCTTACGTCGGCAGCACGTCGCGCGATGCCAATATCCTGGAGATCACGACGCTGAAGCAGGTCGCCGACTACGAGGGTACCATCGATGCGGCGGGCTGGGCGCGCGGCGAAAAGGTCTGGTTCCGGGAAATGACCGGCATCAAGCCGCTTGCGATTGCCGATCTCGTCAGCCCCACCTTCATCGAAGCGGCACGGAAGGCGTATCCGGGTTGA
- the leuB gene encoding 3-isopropylmalate dehydrogenase, producing the protein MNNLSNMIKVAVVGGEGIGPEVTAQSHRVLNWFAARRNVPMVLREAQYGLIPYLATGKVLPPDTAEAMDEADAILWGATGGPETKGVPAAARKAGSLLSLRSKYDLYANLRPIVADPALADSAPLKAEVLRDVDFVIIRELTSGIYFGEPRGIETLADGQRRGFNTEQYTTHQVRRVARAAFELARTRKGRVCSVDKANVLETSVLWREEVIALHAAEFSDVELSHMYVDNAAMQIVRQPSQFDVMVTGNIFGDILSDCAAMASGSLGMLPSASLGPVDKFGRRKALYEPVHGSAPDIAGRGIANPLGSILSVAMMLRLTLNRPEDADLLEKAVGIALAAGARTADIAESGATRLSTEQMGDAVLNALEQVASKEKEHA; encoded by the coding sequence ATGAATAATCTGTCCAACATGATTAAGGTCGCGGTGGTCGGTGGCGAGGGCATCGGGCCGGAAGTGACCGCGCAATCGCATCGCGTGCTCAATTGGTTCGCCGCCAGGAGAAACGTTCCGATGGTGCTGCGCGAGGCGCAGTACGGGCTCATTCCTTATCTGGCGACCGGCAAGGTTTTGCCGCCGGACACTGCCGAGGCGATGGACGAGGCGGATGCCATTCTCTGGGGCGCCACCGGCGGGCCGGAAACGAAAGGGGTTCCGGCGGCAGCGCGGAAGGCGGGCAGCCTGCTGTCGCTGCGCAGCAAATACGATCTCTACGCCAACCTCCGGCCGATCGTCGCCGATCCGGCGTTGGCAGACTCGGCGCCGCTCAAGGCCGAAGTGCTCAGGGATGTCGACTTCGTCATCATCCGCGAACTGACCAGCGGTATCTATTTCGGCGAACCCCGCGGTATCGAAACCCTGGCGGACGGGCAGCGCCGCGGCTTCAACACCGAGCAATACACCACCCATCAAGTGCGCCGCGTGGCGCGGGCGGCGTTCGAGCTGGCGCGCACACGCAAGGGCAGGGTGTGTTCGGTCGACAAGGCGAATGTGCTGGAGACCAGCGTGCTGTGGCGCGAGGAGGTCATCGCGCTGCACGCCGCGGAGTTTTCCGATGTCGAACTCAGCCATATGTATGTCGATAACGCCGCGATGCAGATCGTCCGGCAGCCATCGCAGTTCGACGTGATGGTGACCGGCAATATCTTCGGCGACATTCTTTCCGATTGCGCCGCGATGGCGTCGGGATCGCTCGGCATGCTGCCGTCGGCCTCGCTCGGTCCGGTCGACAAGTTCGGCCGCCGCAAGGCGCTTTACGAACCGGTCCACGGCAGCGCGCCCGACATCGCGGGCAGGGGCATTGCCAATCCGCTCGGCTCCATCCTCAGTGTCGCCATGATGCTGCGTCTGACGCTGAACCGGCCCGAGGATGCCGACCTGCTGGAGAAGGCAGTCGGTATCGCGCTCGCCGCTGGCGCACGCACGGCCGATATCGCCGAATCCGGCGCAACCAGGCTTTCGACCGAGCAAATGGGCGACGCAGTGCTGAATGCCCTGGAACAGGTCGCCAGCAAGGAAAAGGAGCATGCGTGA
- the leuD gene encoding 3-isopropylmalate dehydratase small subunit: MPKPFTTLTSVAAPIMRSNIDTDVIIRIERLVGNSIRGTLAKWAFGSLRYLPDGSENPEFILNREPYRQAEILLTGPNFGCGSSREGAVWSLQEMGIRAIIGSGFGDIFFANCFQNGILPIVVDKEVVDSLAAEVEHSQGAGRIGIDLEAQTINSPSGKQIRFEIDPRRRTGLLGGLDEVALTLQRDDEIRAFQAADRAVRPWIHFAGKSA, from the coding sequence ATGCCGAAACCCTTTACCACGCTAACGTCGGTTGCGGCGCCGATCATGCGCAGCAATATCGACACCGATGTCATCATCCGTATCGAGCGTCTTGTCGGGAATTCCATCCGCGGCACTCTCGCAAAATGGGCGTTCGGTTCGCTGCGCTATTTGCCCGATGGTTCCGAGAACCCGGAGTTCATCCTCAACCGCGAGCCGTACCGGCAGGCGGAAATCCTCCTTACCGGTCCGAACTTCGGTTGCGGCTCTTCCCGTGAAGGGGCGGTGTGGTCGCTGCAGGAAATGGGTATCCGCGCCATTATCGGCTCGGGCTTCGGCGATATTTTCTTCGCCAATTGTTTTCAGAACGGCATCCTCCCGATCGTGGTGGACAAGGAGGTCGTCGACAGCCTCGCCGCCGAGGTCGAGCACTCCCAGGGAGCCGGGCGTATCGGCATCGATCTCGAGGCACAGACGATCAATTCGCCCTCGGGGAAACAAATCCGTTTCGAGATCGATCCGCGTCGGCGCACCGGGCTGCTTGGCGGTCTTGATGAAGTCGCGCTGACGCTGCAGCGTGACGACGAAATCCGCGCTTTTCAGGCGGCCGACCGCGCCGTGCGGCCGTGGATCCATTTTGCAGGGAAATCGGCATGA
- the leuC gene encoding 3-isopropylmalate dehydratase large subunit produces MQKPGRTLLAKIWDQHVIAKLGDDTDLLHVDRHLLHDLGGSRGLLDLKSRGLSVHNPELTFATPDHAISTARGRAGTIKIGQELLTALRAETSASGIAMFDIDEPGQGIVHVIGPELGLSLPGCLIVCGDSHTCTHGGLGALAFGIGSSELTHVLATQAIIQRRPKTMRVKFEGRLPFGVTAKDLILALIGHVGAAGGTGYAVEYAGSAIRDLPVEGRLTICNLSIELGAKMGLIAPDEKTFEYIRGRAYAPQGAMWERAVAAWRELPSDPDAVFDREVVIDVEKIIPQVTWGISPEHVIGVDGHVPDPREIADPARRAAVETALDYMGLKGGAPIAGTPVDWVFIGSCTNSRLSDLRAAAAVARGRKVAPGVRAWVVPGSETVKREAVAEGLDKLFTEAGFEWREPGCSMCLAANGETVAPGERSVSTSNRNFIGRQGPRARTHLASPAMAAAAAISGAIADVRTLER; encoded by the coding sequence TTGCAAAAGCCCGGCCGTACGTTGCTGGCCAAGATCTGGGACCAGCATGTCATCGCAAAACTTGGCGATGATACCGATCTGCTTCACGTCGATCGCCATTTGCTGCACGATCTCGGTGGCTCGCGTGGCTTGCTCGATCTCAAAAGCCGCGGCCTTTCGGTCCACAATCCCGAACTGACGTTCGCGACGCCGGACCACGCCATTTCGACGGCCCGCGGGCGGGCCGGTACCATCAAGATCGGGCAGGAACTGCTTACGGCCTTGAGGGCTGAAACATCGGCCAGCGGCATTGCGATGTTCGATATCGACGAACCCGGTCAGGGCATCGTCCATGTCATCGGACCCGAACTCGGCCTCAGCCTGCCGGGCTGCCTGATCGTCTGCGGCGACAGCCACACCTGCACTCATGGCGGACTGGGGGCGCTGGCCTTCGGTATCGGGTCGAGCGAACTAACGCATGTGCTGGCAACCCAGGCCATCATCCAGCGGCGGCCGAAAACGATGCGCGTGAAGTTCGAGGGCCGGCTGCCGTTCGGGGTGACGGCCAAGGACCTGATCCTGGCGCTGATCGGTCATGTCGGTGCGGCCGGCGGCACCGGCTATGCCGTCGAATATGCTGGCAGCGCGATCCGTGACCTGCCGGTCGAAGGGCGGTTGACGATCTGCAATCTCTCGATCGAGCTCGGCGCCAAGATGGGTCTGATCGCGCCGGACGAGAAGACTTTTGAATATATCCGCGGACGGGCCTATGCGCCGCAGGGCGCGATGTGGGAACGGGCAGTTGCGGCGTGGCGCGAGCTTCCGAGCGATCCCGACGCGGTGTTCGATAGGGAAGTCGTCATCGACGTCGAGAAGATCATTCCGCAGGTGACCTGGGGCATCAGTCCCGAACACGTCATCGGCGTCGACGGTCATGTTCCCGATCCCCGGGAGATTGCCGATCCGGCGCGGCGGGCCGCGGTCGAGACCGCGCTCGACTATATGGGCCTCAAGGGTGGGGCGCCGATCGCCGGCACGCCCGTCGATTGGGTGTTCATCGGATCATGCACCAATAGCCGTTTGAGCGATCTGCGCGCGGCGGCCGCGGTCGCGCGTGGCCGCAAGGTCGCGCCCGGCGTGCGCGCCTGGGTAGTACCGGGTTCGGAAACGGTGAAACGCGAAGCAGTGGCCGAAGGACTCGACAAGCTCTTCACCGAGGCAGGTTTCGAATGGCGCGAGCCCGGATGCTCGATGTGCCTCGCCGCCAACGGCGAAACGGTTGCTCCCGGCGAGCGCTCGGTTTCGACTTCCAATCGCAATTTCATCGGCCGCCAGGGGCCGCGAGCACGTACCCATCTGGCGAGCCCCGCCATGGCGGCGGCTGCCGCGATATCCGGCGCCATCGCCGACGTGCGGACCCTGGAGCGCTAG
- a CDS encoding alkaline phosphatase family protein produces MPRPKNVLWIMCDQLRFDYLGCTAHPTLKTPNIDAMAKRGVRFSNAYVQSPICGPSRMSFYTGRYMRSHGSHWNGWPLRVGEPTLGDHLKKIGVRNVLVGKTHMAADLEGLKMLGIAPDSIIGVHVAECGFEPYERDDGLHPTGRPRPKYDTYLRQRGYDASNPWEHWANSGAANDGTLQNGWLLVHADKAARVAEEDSETPYMTRRAMDFITEAETDGRPWCLHLSYIKPHWPYIAPEPYASMYGSADVMPMVRSEQEKQSAHPVFAAYMDMRYSRNMARDEAREKVIPTYMGLIKQIDDQMGVLMQFLEARGLLDTTMIVFTSDHGDYLGDHWMGEKDLFHDPSAKIPLIVIDPSDAADRTRGTVCDALVEAIDLAPTFIEYFGGKPPDHVLEGRSLMPLIRGEAPADWRKVVFSEYDYCMQDVRLKLNQPIEQCRLFMVFDGRWKYIHASGFRPMLYDLAQDPGELTDRGEDPSCADIIARMQSALFEWALHPKGHITTSTERIAAYASQQLQVKGGILIGIWDETELSAIRKKIGIGELNR; encoded by the coding sequence ATGCCCCGTCCCAAAAACGTTCTCTGGATCATGTGCGATCAGCTTCGCTTTGATTATTTGGGGTGCACGGCGCATCCCACCCTGAAGACGCCGAATATCGATGCCATGGCAAAGCGCGGGGTACGTTTCTCGAATGCTTATGTGCAGTCGCCGATCTGCGGCCCGTCACGGATGTCGTTCTATACCGGCCGCTACATGCGCTCGCATGGCTCGCACTGGAACGGCTGGCCGTTGCGCGTGGGTGAGCCGACGCTGGGCGATCATCTCAAGAAAATCGGCGTGCGCAATGTGCTGGTCGGCAAGACCCATATGGCGGCGGACCTCGAAGGCCTGAAAATGCTGGGGATTGCGCCGGACTCGATCATCGGCGTGCATGTTGCCGAATGCGGCTTCGAGCCCTATGAGCGCGATGACGGCCTGCATCCGACCGGCAGGCCGCGTCCGAAGTATGACACTTACTTGCGCCAGCGCGGATATGACGCTTCCAACCCGTGGGAGCACTGGGCCAATTCCGGCGCGGCGAACGACGGCACGCTGCAGAATGGCTGGTTGCTGGTGCACGCCGACAAGGCAGCCCGCGTCGCCGAGGAGGATTCCGAAACTCCCTACATGACACGCCGTGCAATGGACTTCATCACGGAGGCGGAAACGGACGGGCGGCCGTGGTGTCTCCATCTGTCCTACATCAAGCCGCACTGGCCCTATATTGCGCCAGAGCCCTATGCCAGCATGTATGGCTCAGCCGACGTCATGCCGATGGTCCGCTCCGAGCAGGAAAAGCAAAGCGCGCATCCGGTTTTCGCTGCCTATATGGACATGCGCTATTCCCGCAACATGGCGCGTGACGAGGCGCGGGAAAAAGTAATTCCGACCTATATGGGCCTGATCAAGCAGATCGACGACCAGATGGGCGTGCTGATGCAGTTCCTGGAAGCGCGCGGCCTGCTCGATACCACCATGATCGTGTTCACTTCCGATCACGGCGACTATCTCGGCGATCACTGGATGGGCGAGAAGGATCTGTTCCACGATCCATCCGCCAAGATCCCGTTGATCGTGATCGATCCGTCCGATGCGGCTGACCGTACGAGGGGCACGGTCTGCGATGCGCTGGTCGAGGCGATCGATCTGGCACCGACCTTCATCGAATATTTCGGCGGCAAGCCGCCGGATCATGTTCTCGAGGGGCGCTCGCTGATGCCGCTGATACGCGGCGAGGCGCCGGCCGACTGGCGCAAGGTGGTGTTCTCGGAATACGACTATTGCATGCAGGATGTCCGGCTCAAGCTCAACCAGCCGATCGAGCAGTGCCGGCTGTTCATGGTGTTCGACGGACGCTGGAAGTACATCCACGCCTCCGGCTTCCGGCCGATGCTTTACGACCTTGCCCAGGATCCCGGGGAATTGACCGACCGCGGCGAAGACCCCTCTTGTGCCGACATCATTGCCCGGATGCAATCGGCCTTGTTCGAATGGGCGCTGCATCCCAAGGGCCATATCACCACCAGCACCGAGAGGATCGCCGCCTATGCCAGCCAGCAACTACAGGTCAAAGGCGGAATCCTGATCGGGATCTGGGACGAGACGGAGTTGTCCGCTATCAGGAAAAAGATCGGGATCGGCGAACTCAATAGGTGA
- a CDS encoding tripartite tricarboxylate transporter substrate-binding protein, giving the protein MPTLKESGVDLVADAWYGMWLPAGSSREFASQISAAVATSLARPEVREKLLAIGLIPVGTTPDGLTSELAADTALWQPIVKATGYKITY; this is encoded by the coding sequence GTGCCAACCCTGAAAGAGAGCGGCGTCGACCTCGTCGCCGATGCCTGGTACGGAATGTGGCTTCCAGCCGGCAGTTCGCGGGAGTTCGCGAGCCAGATCAGCGCCGCCGTGGCCACCTCGCTCGCCAGGCCGGAGGTGCGCGAGAAATTGCTGGCGATCGGCCTGATTCCGGTTGGGACGACGCCTGATGGCTTGACCAGCGAATTGGCTGCCGACACCGCGCTCTGGCAGCCGATCGTCAAGGCTACCGGCTACAAGATCACCTATTGA
- a CDS encoding tripartite tricarboxylate transporter substrate-binding protein — MDRRIFMAGCAGLSLSLIAKAALGESGPLTRIIFPFAAGGGGDTLCRLLAQQVSQLLDRTIIVENRTGGDGLIGIKWVKNANPDGATILVTTGPTMYLLPMVETEPSFDLKKDFVPVSLLARFEFGVVVGPAVDATDFKGFVAWLKANPSKATFGVPSNGTIPHFAGSKLEQMLGVPLTRVAYRGSALALNDLIGGHLPFAIITTADAISQHRAGTVKILAVSSARAFAVPA, encoded by the coding sequence ATGGATCGCCGAATTTTTATGGCTGGCTGCGCCGGCCTGTCACTATCCCTGATCGCAAAGGCCGCGCTCGGCGAGTCCGGCCCGCTGACCAGGATAATCTTTCCCTTCGCGGCCGGCGGCGGTGGGGACACGCTTTGCCGTCTGCTGGCCCAACAGGTGAGTCAGCTTCTGGATCGCACAATCATCGTCGAAAACCGCACCGGCGGCGATGGATTGATCGGAATCAAATGGGTCAAGAACGCCAATCCCGATGGAGCCACCATCCTCGTAACCACAGGTCCGACAATGTATCTGTTGCCGATGGTGGAGACCGAACCGAGCTTCGACCTGAAGAAGGATTTCGTTCCGGTCTCACTGCTGGCGCGCTTCGAATTCGGCGTCGTCGTCGGCCCCGCTGTCGATGCAACGGATTTCAAGGGGTTTGTGGCCTGGCTCAAAGCCAACCCGAGCAAGGCGACATTTGGCGTCCCGAGCAACGGCACGATCCCGCATTTCGCGGGCTCGAAACTCGAGCAGATGTTGGGCGTTCCACTGACGCGGGTAGCCTATCGCGGCAGTGCGCTCGCCCTCAACGACCTGATCGGCGGCCATCTGCCGTTCGCCATTATCACCACCGCCGACGCGATCTCGCAGCATCGGGCCGGTACCGTTAAAATTCTGGCCGTGAGCAGCGCCCGAGCGTTCGCCGTTCCTGCCTGA
- a CDS encoding DUF805 domain-containing protein has translation MEELFEFLLGASGRIGRAKYWRSVLIYIGGGLMTSVILFTAAGIAAPLLVVMVVVVLIPWLLWGASFATRRLHDRDKSAWWLMLFYLVPGALGQVANAAWLGGAAGTALHSVLALAGFALTIWGFVEIGCLRGTAGPDSYGPDPLLQPRQRRRAASKNEKMPGGRKGHRAGIQSRIYRMNSPTPPRARLRSQLAPTVATIPKAPASDNAAMRASS, from the coding sequence ATGGAAGAGCTGTTCGAATTTCTGCTCGGCGCCAGTGGGCGCATCGGCCGGGCGAAGTATTGGCGTTCGGTTCTCATCTATATCGGCGGGGGGCTGATGACCTCCGTGATTCTGTTCACGGCCGCCGGCATTGCCGCGCCGCTCCTTGTCGTCATGGTCGTCGTCGTCCTGATCCCGTGGCTGTTGTGGGGGGCTTCCTTCGCCACCAGGCGGCTGCATGACCGCGACAAGAGCGCGTGGTGGCTCATGTTGTTTTACCTGGTGCCGGGCGCGCTTGGCCAAGTCGCAAACGCTGCATGGCTTGGCGGAGCGGCGGGTACGGCGCTGCACTCCGTCCTCGCGCTCGCGGGCTTTGCGCTTACGATCTGGGGATTCGTCGAGATCGGCTGCCTCCGTGGTACCGCGGGACCCGACAGCTATGGACCCGACCCGCTATTGCAGCCGCGACAGCGGCGCAGAGCGGCATCCAAAAACGAAAAAATGCCCGGCGGCCGCAAGGGCCACCGGGCGGGTATTCAATCTCGGATATATCGTATGAACTCGCCGACGCCCCCGAGGGCACGGCTCAGATCTCAGCTGGCTCCAACCGTCGCTACCATCCCGAAAGCGCCGGCCTCGGACAACGCGGCGATGCGCGCGTCATCATAG